The Diabrotica undecimpunctata isolate CICGRU chromosome 3, icDiaUnde3, whole genome shotgun sequence genome includes the window acgatatacttgcaacaatctgtgtaagattgctgattacatagggagcggttgagaggagataatatagtctacaaggaacaaggatttaaaccactcatcatcagagggagatattttgttttctgcagtttttttcttttattgataacacaagttttacacttaatttagaaaggatataaatattttgattaggagagttagaatagttcggaattttgagatttcaattaatattgtttgtaccattaattttgattgttcacgtacgtagaacaaaatttttgagaatcattatatgagatttgtttattgaaaacttttgagtgtgaattatttcatcatttttatttcaatatatagtgttagatcatatgtgttttttattattccggtatcctctggaccttacctttcacatgtaatagcatagatattgaagcacgaatttaaccctgagataaaagaattaaaaattgtgatagagtcataatcatatcatttaaataattttaattaatcaaaaaaatttaattagctaattattgcttggcgcaccaagactttaaatatcacaataatatatatatatatatatatatatatatatatatatatatatatatatatatttatgtatagtatTTGATGACCTGCATTTCCCTCGTCTTTCCTGTGGTgtccaatataatactttttgttATTCTGGACGCTCattctttggacgtgtccataccagcGTAGTTTTGATGTCCTTCGTTATTCTGTGTTTAACGCACATAATTTCTTACgattctttcatttcttactcTGACAAATTTCGTTTTTCCGACAGATTTTTTTTAGCGATTGTTCTGTCTCATCTTGCGTCTGGTATACGTCTGCTATAAGTTAGATTGCTTCTGCTATACGTCTGCTATGCGTTAGAATGCGTCTGCTATACGTCTGATCTACGTCTGATATGcgtctgctatacgtttgatatGAGTTAGAACGCTTCTGCTATACGTCTCATATGCGTTAGATAGCATCAGGTATACGTTTGCTATATGTTAGATGGCATTAGATATCTGTTAGCTGATGTTTAAGCATTGAAACTAGgttttaagtatattaatataaCGTGGTTGTCATTTTGGCgatgtctttgcgtttgttttttgtgATAACATATTCATTAGGCCATCCTATTTTATTTACCGCTTCATACGTAGTAATTGAgccaataacaacgaagatacAATATAGTGACGTTTTAGCAatgttgccatgtttgattttattgTTGTCATTCGACGTCTCATACGGtaaaatcggaccaataacaacaaGGATacaatatagtgccgttttggcaatatCTTTCCGTctgtttttgtgttaacgtatagGAGTAGATGTATATTGTACCCCTAAAATGAGGAGGGGAGACATCTGGCAGTCTAGACAACATCCGGTTTGATAtctgcaaaaattttttttttgggaggCGAGAATCTTCAAAAAGACCGTCTGGGAAGGTGTCCCAGGTGTGTCGGATTCAGTCCGGCACGCTTCACCGCGTGCCTACCGACTGAACTCACCCCCTCTTCCTCCAGCCGACGGGTCTGGAACCGCACTTAGCGTGCATGTCTGACCCGCCGACCTTACTCCTAATTCGCTCTGGCACTTTTCGCGTGCATTCCATTGGTTTGGCGGCCACCTATTCTTCCCCCTCCGCAAAAGCCTCGCGGCAGACTGGTCGGTGAAGTGACCGTCCGGCGCAAGTCATTCGCGGGTCGGGCGACCGGGCTGCCCTCCCTCCATGATGGAACTAGCGAAACAGGACCAGTTGGTAATTACGAGCAACGCCAAACATTCTTATTTTCATCAATTCATTCATTCAATACACACATTTATTCAAAACTCAAGATTTAAAATACGGAGGCAGTCGGCATAGGTTGGATGTAAAAGGTCCTCCCCTGCTAACTGCCCCAGGACGGACACGGGTAGAACAAGGAAAACATAAATCAAAACagaaacaaaacaagaaacacaAGAGGCACTCAGTCTGAGTCGGATGTAAAAGTCCTTCCCTTGCTGAATGTCTCTTAAGACATACACCacagttaaataaaattagagtAAAAACgggaaaattttatataaataaaattggtaaataaataaataaatagataaaacagaataaataaaataaaatgaaataaggGCAGTCAACGTAGTTTGGATGTAAAGGATCCTCCCCCGCTGACTGCCTTACATGACACAAACACGTTAAAAATAAATAGTGACGATCGGTCATCCCGCTTGCAGATGCATCTCTTTTTCCTCTTTGTGTTTGATTGTCTTGGTAACAAAAGCAATGACCAGGTCGAAGTCTCTCTTGCTATCGATAGTTTTATCGATTAACTCGTGAGGCTCGCCTAGAGGGGATCCAAGACCCAGCTGTAGCTCGGTACGCCCTGCATGATATGCATGGCACTCGAACACAACATGCTGCGCGTCATTCACCACTCCACACTCGGGACATAGATCGTCCGCGGTCTTCCCTATACGGTGAGTAAATTTCCTAAACGATCCATGTCCCGTCAACAACTGTGTGAAGTAGTTGACGCGCCGATGCCGGCATTCGTACCACCTCACCACATCCGGAATCAAGGATCTCGTCCACGCCGCCTTTCCAACTTCGGCTGTCCATTCCCTCTGCCACGTCTGTAGACTTCTCGTCCTTTCCTGTGGTCCTGAACCTATTGCCCCATTGCCCCTTCGGTACATTCGGACTCTTTCTCCGGCCAGAATATGCACCGGTACAGAACCAGCCACCACCTATAAGGCTATGGTTGATACGGTTCTGTACGCGCTGCACACCCTGATCAGAGGTTTTCTCTGAGCCCAAAGCATGTCTTTGTACTTTGTCATTCGAAGGACCTCGTGCCACACTGGGGCCCCGTACAACACTATGGACAGGATTGATTGCAGCATCACTGTCCTTTTCTGGGATCCCGGACCCCCTATATTTGGCATTAGTTTATTTAGTGTGGAGGTCCTTTTTTCTGATTTCCGACATGCTTCTTGTATGTGTTGTCCGAATGTAATCCTGTCGTCAAATATTATACCTACGTATTTCACTGTCTTCTGGGGTCTTATTGCGGAGCCTTTGTATTCAAACAAAATATCATTTCTTTTTCTCGGTCCCCTCAAGATTATGGCTTCCGTCTTCTCTACTGCTAGCTTTAGGTCATTTCCTTCTATCCAGGCCGCGGTCTTTCGTATTGCTCTATTTACTTTTGCTATTATTCCCCAATTCGTATCGTCTTTGACTAGTAAAGCTAGATCGTCCGCGTATGCAATCGATCTCACTCCACTCTCCTTGTTTACTTCTAGTAccccgttatataatatattccataGTAAAGGTCCCAGGACTGTCCCCTGGGGTACTCCCGCGGTcatctctttcttcttttttttcgaTATGCATACGGTTCTGTCAGATAGGtagtcctttattatattggacaTATATTCTGGGGCCCATTCGACGATTTTGTCTACTATAAGGCCCCAATTTGCTGAGTTAAATGCAGTTTTTATATCCAAGAAAACAAGGACCGCCGATCTTTTCTTGCTTGTTTTTGCCGCGTCCCTTATCCAGGTCGCGGCATCGATTGTCGATCTACCTTTACGAAACCCATACTGTTGATTTGATAACACTCTCATATCTTCCAACACGCCTTCCAGCCTCTTCTTGATAATAAGTCTTTCATAGAACTTACCAAGGCAGTCCAGGAGGCATATTGGCCGATAAGAGGATGCTGAATCGGGGGGATTCCCAGGCTTTAGGAGTAGAACTAGGTTCGCTTTCTTTAAGTCCCTGGGAAACTCTTGTTTCTGCAGTAGGTCGTTACATATTCTTCTGATCAAACCTGGTTTCTCAGTTGCTACAATTTTAATTGCCTCTGGTGGCAGCCCGTCGGGGCCGGGAGCTTTTCCCGTCTTCATTTTCTGACCAGCGGTTCGTATTTCCTCTTCTATGAACTCCTCTACCATTGTTggaaagatttttataaaattttggatttttttggtGGGGAAGAGGAAGGAGTTCAGCTGATTCCATCCGCTGGTCCTCGTCGAGTTTATATGGGGCCGTGACCTTCAACGTCTTCATGGTAATTTTATATGCGTCGCCCCATATATCCTCTTTCAATGCTTTTATCAGGGtctgccacttttctttttttttcctctcttatttttttatttagggtTCTCTTTAGATCTTTATATATTTCTTTAAGCTCGAGGTTGCCCTGGCTTCTCGTGTAATTCCTTCGAGCTCTGAGGCATCTCTCCCGTAGACCTTCTATCTCATCCGTCCACCAGTAGGgggattttttattttcttttctcttcACGGTGGCCAACTTTGCAGCGTTTTCTAGTGCTCTTCTCAGTTGACCAAGGTCAGAAATCTCGTCCTCATTGATATTTCTGACCTCCGATAGGTACGTGGTTTTATTAAAATAGATTTCCGTGTGACCTATCGGCCGCCTTACTCCCCCTTTTACCTTTATGTCGTATTTTATGTAACGGTGGTAGGTGAATAATTGATCGTCGAGGACATCCCACCCGTGTACTCTTCTGGATAGCCCTTCACTCGCGATCGTGACATCAATGTGTGTTTGGCTGGCCCCTCTCACGAAGGTTGGTTTATCGTTGTTTAATACTTGGATTCCAGCCTGGGCTATCCATTCGTTCCAGAGTTCCCCCTTTTTGTCGTTTATGGGGGAACCCCATAACATGGATTTCGCGTTTATGTCCCCGGCGATCAAAATTTCATTTTCATTCGTGGCGGCGCTCATTATTTCGTCTACGATGGCTTTGTACCTCAGCATAGGGATGTTGGGGGATATGTAACATGCCAGGAGGTAGAAATCCCTCAACCTAATGAGGATATAGTTCCCCCCCTGCCGATGCTCCGCACTCCCACATCCCTGTTTCTAATGAGCACCGCCACGTTTTTTCCGTCATCCTGGACCCAACCACCGCCTGAAGTAATCTTCTTGTTTGGTTCTGGGACGATGAGCAGGTCTGTTTCTAGCTTGCAGGCTTTTGCGTGCACAAGGTCGTGCGCCCGGCGCGCTCTGCCCACGTTCACCCGCAATATCCGTATACCAGGTTGATCCTTGAGGTTCGTTTTGGTTCAGTTCCCTGAGGTCGTTACTGCATCGGATTCACGTCtcgtcaataaattaaaatacctacgaactaaaataaataaataaataaatatagataaaatagataaataaaataagtaaatacaatttatataagtataaataaaatagttaGCTGTTTTAAACGAAACCCTGTGAGAGATGGTCTCCTGTTTCACTGGTGGACTGTATATGGGCCCACCCTCGTTCTCCAGGAGACCACCTCTCGCCTcttcgttttcttttttcttttttgacgtgacaacgtcttaaattaggttgtggctcggagtcatttaagaaaaagtgtaacgcccgctcacgtctgttacagtgagtcaccgaacgagagagaggcccgccggaccggcgactgacttgcgtctctctccccctcaaacatgatcggtccgctgcgcgcggcactagagaattaggcgcgttgaatcgctaaagttgaaaatcgttgaaagtatcgtcagctgtgtctgtagtgaaaatgtggagtgcttacagtgtcctattttagggggaaccaccagtatcagatataattttaggaaattacctagggacctatattcttttataatattgctatggatttatccatttaatattgagcaatgattgtaaacattctttatagtttaaacttcaatgaaaattattaactgtgtctaaagacatatatgatatgaggtattttacccaagagtattaagtataatgaatatacataaaaacataattttgttttcttaggatttaacattttgtcagcacattatctcaaattcacacttaaatcaatatgtttttactattattaggtctgttgaatgtttgttctttacacaaaatttagtctatacttcatatttattaaaggcggtaaaatatacattacaattcagttgtttataaaccactttcaaagcataaagaaccgtttaagctttgtttatattattttgtgtatattaattgagttaattggagtagtccactttgatacaaaaatacagtcaaattatggatatttcaaggtgacaatctaaaaaaagctgatttcctcccatgcattttattagaaacacttgaaatttaaaaaaatttaaaaatcgtaagatgtaagaccttaatcgtgagatcgtgagatcgtgagattttgtcttcaattcgtgagtagattcgtcatttacaacaactacaacaataaaggtaaataattgtacactaatatttcattatcgtaaactatgattgattgattaattgttagattaacacaaaagttgagaaactgagtttatagcgacaattccttgttcctattgtgcaatttaataatattcatatcaataaatattctaccgagaaaaagacgttgtcacgtaaaatcttcgcccgtaaaaccgactttacaggcaaccgattttttttactaATATTTAGAGGGGCTCCCTTTCCCCTCCCCTGCCGTATACCCACGCTCTATAGGCTGGGCATGCCATGCGATCCATGCGATGCCCTTCTTCTTTACATGTAAGGCAGTAAGCAGTGCCGCTATACTGCACCGCCGTGTGACCGCTGTTAAAGCAGTTGTAGCAGCATGCTACCCTGCTTTCACCCTTGCACTCATAAGTGTTGTGCCCGTATAAGAGGCATTTGTAACATCTTACGGGCGTGTACTTTTCCATGATCGGGCATGACACCCAGCCTATAATGATTGAGCTATATTTCCTTAATTCTGCGGCTTTTGTTGGGCGTACGGCTATAGTAGCCACCTGTTCCCCGTACCTACTGGTCCTTAGCGTTTTTATGTCCACCTCGTCTTTGGGGATACCTGTGTATGCCTTTATGGCGCTATGTAGCCTCTCCTCTGTTACGCCTGGGTCCAACCCCGTTATTGTAAAATGGATTTCCTTTTTACGTATGGCCATGTTCATACCAGACATCCTCGTatccatttcttttttaaatttttccgcGGTTCCCTTCCCTTTTAATTTTACGATGATGTCTCCTCCTTCGGTTTTTTTAGTCTGTCCACTTTTATTCCTAGCTTTCCGGTATCTATCTTTTGATTCATTTCTTTTAACACTTCCGTATACTTTTTTCCTCCCGTTTTAATTAGGAGGGCT containing:
- the LOC140435872 gene encoding uncharacterized protein — encoded protein: MLRYKAIVDEIMSAATNENEILIAGDINAKSMLWGSPINDKKGELWNEWIAQAGIQVLNNDKPTFVRGASQTHIDVTIASEGLSRRVHGWDVLDDQLFTYHRYIKYDIKVKGGVRRPIGHTEIYFNKTTYLSEVRNINEDEISDLGQLRRALENAAKLATVKRKENKKSPYWWTDEIEGLRERCLRARRNYTRSQGNLELKEIYKDLKRTLNKKIREEKKRKVADPDKSIERGYMGRRI